The genomic region ttgaatgccaggcaagaGAAAATTACCATTGTTTACAGGACAGTCAAACAAGACTAGAGTAGCTGAAGCCCAATGTGGTCcttcacctacttcacagagaaGGTAGAAAACAGAGTTTGTAAGGAGGAGGTACATAGCCAAATCCAGTGGAAATTGGGGTGGTATCAATATCTTTTGGGTCAATGAGAGGCTTTAAGGTAAAATTCTGTAAGATGGTGGTAAGAACCAGAAATAACTCCATCCGAGCTAGGCCCTCACCAATGCATACCCGTTTTCCTGAAAGAGACAAATGCAAACACATGATATTTATAGATTTCTACTTGATTTAAGCCACTCCTACTAGCTTGTGCTACCTCACCACCACCTATTACTACTGGGTCAAGAACTATACCTGTTCCTGTCCTCTCTGCTCTAGGGCACCTCCTGTAATCTCTCTCCCTTAGTCCATGGGCCCTAATATCTGGGGATTCCATTTTCCACTTGACTCACAAGGTAGAGCTAAGAATTTCTTGGCTCTTTTGAAGGGCCAAGCCCAGTTATGTAGGTAGGTGACCCTCTCTCAGTTGCTGCTTTCTAAATCAGTCCTCTAGGGCCAAAACAAGTGTTTGGATTTTAATTCTGTGGAAAGTTACCAAAGACCCACAAAGAGTGCAAATTCATCCATACTCAAACCCACAAAGACCAAAGGATTTTATCTGTAAAagtgacattaaagaagaaatattattttctgCTTTGCCACTGCAAGTTAAGCCCCTTCTCCATGATGATTTCTCCCCTCAATGTTGGTTACAGGGGCTTGATGGAAATAGGCCTGGTGTTTTAGGGGGACACTCCTATTCCTAAAGCTCTTGGGTGCAAGGACTTGGGCTGTCTAGGTGTGACTCTTGGCTAAGGATACCTCAGAGAATAGCTTTTTGCTAGTCAAGGGATGTTAGTGGTGAGTCTGGAGGCAGAATACAATTATCTACTGTTTCTATCCTATTTTTCTTgggtggtggggaagggaaaTAAACGTGCAAAAAAGGAATTGTTCCAAATTCCAGTAATCTAGGTATCCAGTAATCCAAAATCCAGTAAATATCAGATCTCATTGCTTAAGCAGTACTGGAAAGACAAAACAATTCTCTCCACCTCTTGAATATGATTCAGGATTGGACATAGGACCTTAGAGGTGATGTAATCCACTTGCCCTCATTAGACGCATAAAaatgctgaggctcagagaggtgaaatgaccaaTCATTCTCACAAGCGACAACATGAACTCAAAATGTGAAGTGAAGTCGTAAGGGTCAGATAAACCATATCCCTGAAGGTTGAAAGAACCAGCAAATACAATGACTAATTCACTCTTGGCAATCTTCAAATGTTTGTGAAGAGTTCATGAAAGAAACTCAGGATCACAGCACAAATGTCCcagttttgaaaggaaaaaagacagaagagCCAAGAATACAGTCTTACAACCAGAGGCCAGTGAACTCAATCCAATTCCTGTAAAAATTCAGGTATGTACTATTGAAGGGGTGGttagaaaatgaagcaatgacCACAGAGACTAGTATGGCTCTGTCAAGAACAGATCACACCAAAGTAACTCTAGTTCCTTTTTGGACAGAATAACTATACTTAGAGACTGTGGATGCTAGTTACAGTTCACCTAGATTTTAGCACAGTATTTGACAAAGTCTTTCACGTTATTCTTGTGGAAATTGTAGAAAGCTATAAGAGAGAGGGAATAAGCGTTTGtatagtgccaactatgtgccacatattgtgctaagcactttcacaaatattatctcatttcattctcacaataaccctgcaaaataagtactattattatcatcaccattttacagatgagaagcaaaaagaggttaagtgacttgcccaaggtcccacagctactaagtatctgaagccagatctgaactcagttcttcctgactccaggtccagtgctctatccactctctCACTAACTGCCTCTGTATAGGTTAAATAAGTGAATATTTATGTAGATTCAAAACTAATTGAGTGGCTGAATGCAAAGAATAATTATTATGAGTCAGGGTCAGCTTGAAAGACTGTCAGTGGAGTGTTCCAAAGGTCTGAACTTATCCCTCTTCTGGTTAATATTTGATTAAAGACACAAAAAGCATGCTTATCAAATCATGCAGATAACATGGATGACTGGGAGGGAAAGCAAACATACTAGATGAGTAAGAGATTTCAAAGAGTTCTTAGTAGGCTGGAACATTGTACTCAGTCTCACAATatgaaattgaataaaaattagtgaaaagttttatttttagacTCCAAAAAATCAACCCCACAAGTAAAAGTTTGGGTGAAAAATGGCTAAATAGCAATTTGGCTAAAAAAAGACCTGGGAGTAACAATGGATTGCAATATGGACCAATAGAAAGCCAAGTAAATTAATGTCATCTTAGGCTTCATTAAGAGAAGCACAGTGTGTAGACATGAAAAGGTAGAGGTTCCACAGTTTCCTTCCCTTGTCAGATCACATTAGGAGTATTGCATTTATTTctggtgccatattttaggagaGAAACAGATTAGCTGGACAGCAACCTAGATGATGATGGGTGTCAAGAATGGGTTAAAGAATGGTTTAAATGATGAGGTCAATGatctgagaaaaacatgaaaagaattaCATGAAAATAATTAAGAAGGAAATAGgcggaaccaagagaacattgtatacagtaacagtaaaaatgttttaagaacaacttggaGCAAACTGATGGTAGCCATCTGAAGTCATAAGGGTCAGATGAACCATATCCTTGAAGGTTGAAAGAACCAGAAAATACAATGACTAATTCACTCTTGGCAATCTTCAAACATTTGTGAAGAGTTCATGAAAGAAACTCAGGATCACAGCACAAATGTCCcagttttgaaaggaaaaaagacagaagagTCAAGAATACAGTCTTGCAACCAGAGGCCAGTGGACTTAATCTAATTCCTGTAAAAATTCAGGTATGTACTGTGGAAGGGGCGGttagaaaatgaagcaatgacCACAGAGACTAGCATGGCTCTGTCAAGAACAGATCGCGCCAAACTAACTCTAGTTCCTTTTTGGACAGAATAACTATACTTAGAGACTGTGGATGCTAGTTATAGTTCACTAAGATTTTAGCACAGTGATTTACAAAGTCTTTCACGTTATTCTTGTGGAAATTGTAGAAAGCTATAAGAGAGAGGGAATAAGCGTTTGtatagtgccaactatgtgccacatattgtgctaagcactttcacaaatattatcgcatttcattctcacaatgaccctgcaaaataagtactattattatcaccattttacagatgagaagcaaaaagaggttaggtgacttgcccaaggtcccacagctgctaagtatctgaagccaaatctgaacttgggtttttctgactccaggtccagtgctctatccactctctCACTAACTGCCTCTGTGTAGGTTAAATAATTGAATATTTATGTGGAATCAAAACCAATTGAGTGGCTGAATGCAAAGAATAATTATTATGAGTCAGGGTCAGCTTGAAAGACTGTCAGTGGAGTGTTCCAAAGATCTGGACTTATGCCTATTCTGGTTAATATTTGATTAAAGACACAAAAGCATGGTTATCAAATGATATGCCTAAatgaactataaaggacatatgaagaaagatgctgtctTCATCAAGACGAAGAActcataaatagaagtatgtatagaatgattttacatatatgtatatatatgtacatacatatatttgtgtctgatggtagccatctgtaggtgggggaggggaggaatatgagggagggaagaaaataaatttccatgataactttaaaaggaatagcagatttgcagtttcatgtgcaatcttcttttttttattatactacattatggaaatgcttgttttatcccacaaataaaataaattaaaacaattttagtatataaaacaatgccaaaaaatttaaaacttttaaaaatggattaaAGGAACTGTgagtgtttagcctggagaagagagcaATGGGAGGGGCAGAGCGGAGTGAAGACATGTGATAGTTGTCTTCAGGTGTTTAAAGGGCCATCACATGGAAGACAAATTAGACTAGTCCTACTTGTCCTCAAACTACAGAATTAAGAGCAACGCAGAGAATTTAAGTTGAGAAGTTGCCAAGAGGTAGATTTTAGCTGAATGTTATAAAACCCTTCTAACAGTTTTAGCTttctcaaagtggaatgggctgtcttATAAGGTGGTTCTATCGCTGAATGTCCTGAAGTGAAATCTAGTTGGCCAGATTTTTACAACATACTGAagaagggattctttttcagatccttccaactctgaaattctatagtTGTATGAAGTTGCAGATCTGGGATTAGAACCTTGGTCCTCAAAGATCTTTATTCATCTTTGGTTTGCAGATTTGGGGAGACTCATCTTACCTATTGAAAAAGGCATGAAGTAGTCGCTCTTCTTAAAGTTGCCACTTTCATCCAGGAAGTGACCTGGATCAAACTTGTGTGCATTGGGGAACACTTTCTCATCATACAGAACAGAGGTCAGTGATGTTAATATGGTAGTGCCCTGGAgagaacaaatgcagaaaaattcAATTATATAGTAATAATCTTAGAagatttgagctggaagggaccaaacACTCTCATTTTATCAACATAGAAACAAAGGACTAGCACTATTAAACACTTGCTAGCAAGCTAGTGATTGAGTTAGTACTAGAATCAAGGTCTTCTGGCTTCTAGTCCTGCACCAGGTTCTTTTCATCATACCATGCTTAAATTTTATCCCTAAGTGAGTCTTCCTCAGATTCTCTCTGATGCCCTGCCTTCACAAGCACCTTTGACATGAAGGTCAGATGGCTCTGCATTGGAGAGCAATGTTGTTGACAATACAGGGGTGCAGGAGCTGAGAGGACACAGAACAAGTTAAGTAGCCTCTGCCATCGAGCATTAATGGTATTACTGAAACCAAAGATCTCACTCTTTGGAATTATACCAGATGTTCAGGAGACTTCTGGTATCAATTCCCTTTACTTATCAAGATAAGAAGCACGCCAGCTACAAAGTACCTAACAAGGCATTATCCGGCTTTTTAATGAAGAGTTCCACTAGGGGAGAACCTAGTACTCCCCAAAGTAACCCATTCTCTTTGGGATAGATCTAATTGTTAAAAACCTCAGCTTATCTCTTTACTACTTCATTCatttctcctaattctgccctctggggccaagtggGATAAATCTAATCATTCCTCCACATGAATAcccttcaaaaacttgaagactGATGTTAAGTCTTCCTTTATCCAAATTAACATCCtaagttccttcaaatgatcatTATACAGCAGGATCTCAAAGCTCTGAACGTTCCTGGTTGAATTCCACTGGATAGCTTCCACCAGACATCAAAGATGTATCTACAATGCAGCAGTTTGAACTGAACACAATAACCACAGATGGAGTCTGACAAGGGCAGGGTTTGATGGGACGCTTACCTTCTTATCCTGGACACTATGCCTCTCTTCCAGAGGACACAaaatcaagaagaactgagttcaagtccgtCTTTGGAACATTTAATTTTGTGTAGCCCTGGAAAGTCATCTAGCTCTTCGTTGTTCCAGGACACTCTCTTAAGATCAAAATTGCATACCAATCTGCACTGAAGTTCCTCAGTGAGAGCTCCTTATGTcaacaaaatcataggtccagtcccatatacatacatacacatacgcaaGCAtacatatgagtgtatatatagatatatacatatgtatatacatgcatacatatgtgtcgATACATCATAGCTCTTTCAGTTTTCACATTATGCTGCTGATTCATAGTGTAGCCCACTAAAACTCCCAAATAATTTTTGAACAAATTATTATATAGCCATGCTTCTCTCATCTAATCTTGTGAACCTAAATTTTTCAAAcacaagtgtaagactttatgcTATCTTTGTTTAGTGTACCACCTGGGTAGTTGGATGGAGATTCTAATATTTTGGCTACCCAAATAAACAAACCCAGTTGGATCTAGAAAAGCTTTGCACAAACCGACTCAGCAATGGCATTTTAAAACAATGACCATGTCTTTGATCTCCACTATGCTACCATGTAGCTAAAGGGAATTGTTGTGAAATTCTCCAGGCCAGCTAGGCACAAGCTTAaataagggaggagaagaaagaaaatgattgtGTCCATGCCTAGGGAAAGATATAGCTATCAAGGGTATTCCCAAGTTCAAAGGAAGGGAGTATTAAGTCCACTGTATTTTAGGAAAtagacataaagaaaaataaagattgtccAATTGATATATGGACAAGGGAtttgaacagacagttttcaaaggaagaaatccaagttactaatagccatattttaaaatgctgcaaagcactaataattagggaaatccaaagtaaaaaaaattctaggGTTCTACCTTAGACCATCAGATAAGCAAAGCTgagtgaaaaggaaaataacaaatgctggaggggctttGGAAAAACAGGCACGTTAATACAATGTCATTGAAACTGTGATGTAGTCCAGacattcaggaaagcaatttggaactatgcccacaaaATCACTAAACTGTATATATCCTTTGACATGGCAACACCACTTaactttcctccctccaaaaaaaatcagagaaaggagaaaaggactcatttgtatcaaaatatttataacagctctttttgtggtagcaaagaactggaaactaaagagatgcctatcaattagggaatggttgtgTAAATTTCAGTATAtggatgtgatggaatacaaCTGGGCTCTAAGAAATGACGAAGGGGACAGCTTCAGGGAAACCttggaagacctgtatgaactgatacagaatgaagtgagcagagccaggagaatgttttatataataacaacaatattgtaaagacaaataactttgaaagacttaagaatactgatcaatacaatgagcggccatgattccagaggactcatgatgaagcagaCTACCCACCTCTCAAAAGAGAGATGATGGATTGAGGGTAAAGACCAAGACATTTACTGTTTGGACATGGGCAACACTGCAATTATGCATATATACTatgagaattttgtttttcttttctttttttccactcagAATAAGGGTAAGTTGGAAGGGATAGAAAATATATtactcattaaaaaataaagtaaatacctggctttctttgtatccttaatacaatgcttgacatatagtaaacacttaataaatgttcattgagtgACTTATTTAaatctaagaaaagaaaaataagaattcatAGCTCTAGCCCTACACTAATTCTCAGACCCTGTGCTAGTAGTAAGTATTAACAACACGTATTACTTTGTAAGAATCAAAACGGAATCTTGCCCTTAGAGAACAGAAATAGAACCAGTGATTAGAAGTGACCAAAAAGCAGATTCCAAATGTATAAATGGAGTAATTTTCTATTGATTTTGCttgttaaaaaatgaaacaggctaCCTGGCTAGATGCGATATATACTGTCAGTGAATATCTAAAGCAGAGACTAATAACCAGTTGTCAGGTGTAGAGGTTGGACTACAGAGCCTGAGTTCCCTTTTATTTCCAAGATTCAGTGATTCTATAATTTACTAAGAGGTAgcataggtaaaaaaaaaacactgaccttgGGGATGACATATTGTCTGAACTGAGTGTCTTGTTTTGCTGCATGGGGCACGTTGGAGGGGTTTAAATCAATGTGTCTCTGTATCTCATGTATCACTGCATCGGTGTAAGGCATACTGTTTCTGTCCTTCATGCAAGGACTTCGGTTTCGGCCAATCACATGGACAATTTCTTCATGAATTTTATCTATAACATAGGAATAAAAATGATGTTAAAagtgagaaaggaggaaaaacacaTATCCCATAATTTCCTGGTCAGTCATTTAGAGCTACCTCAGGAAACATGCACTAAATCCTCTCTCTATTAGAAAATACAGTTATATTTAGTctcttggggaaactgagagtcCACAGGCCCTAAGGCACCTAAGTCACATGCCCTCAGAGCATAGGCCTTAAGTTGTCTTTAAACAAATGCAGGACAAGGGTTTTTGGTAGGATTACACAGAGCCATCAAATTGAACGCATCCAAGTTCTATCTCTTTGTAGTGTGTGTGAATAGCAGAGAATCCAGATTTGCCAGTTCCACCTATGGGTAGGACAGGATACATTTGCTATAAGGAATGGCACCCAAGCTTAGAATAAACCTAGGATTCCTTGACTAAATGGTGCTCCTTGCCTTATCAATTATTCAACACAAGAGATAGACATTCTTTACGAgtgttataaatataaaatcgttacttgtcattcaaagcccttcacaaactgaccccttcctccatttccagtcttcttaaacctaaCTCCTCCCCAGATACTCTCCAATTCAGTGATACTAGTTTGCATGCTGTTCCTTGGACACAGTgctctctctcctgacttcacACTTTTTTACTCTCTGTCCTGtttgcttggaatgttctccctcctcaaggCTGCTCCTGGATTCCCTGGGTTCCTTCAAGATTTGGCTCAAATCCCAACTTCTGCAAGAGGCATTTTCCAAATCCCCATATCCCCTCCCTCAACTGCTTATGTGTCCTCTTTGAAATTGCCTTCACTTATTCTGTATTTATCCAGCATGTACATATCTGTTTGCGTGTCACCTCTCCCAACAGAAGAAGGGCAGGGAACATGTTGGGgttttttacctttctgtgtaactctagcacttagcacagtgactagtacatagtaaacacctaataaatacttatgacTGACTGACTGTCATAACGTAAATATCTATTCAAGTAGATTTATAAAGCTAGATTAACCTTTGCATGGTGACTATGTTATAAAATATCATCAATATATTAAAGCAATTCTTACTTTTGCCAGTTGCTTTCAAAGTTAATGCTTCCCCATTTTAGTTCcccattatatttttaatatattggtgTCATTTTAACAGGTTGATGTCACTGGTAATTCCTTGTTCTTCTGTTTGAGGGGAAGTTGCACAGGGAGAAGACAGGACTTTTCCTAGGGTtgcaagacctgagttctagtctcaaCCCTACAATTAACTAGACATTTGGCAAGTCATTCTTTGAGACCTcaagctcctcatctgtaaaatgcagatgataCCTGCCTCATTGATCTCACAGGAGTGATGAGATGTCCAAATGTATATTCAAGTGCATTCTTCATAGTACCATCAAAactcaacaaaacaaaacaaaagaaacaaattcagaaaaagaaatagtatgAAACACAGAGCAGACCAACTTTCTCCTGGTCCTATGCGTCAAGTGTACTAGGCAAGGGGGCAatagtggggagagagaaagaaagagcaggcAGCCTTAAAAAGAGTACCAAGAGATTTGGTGTCTTCAGAAAAAAGCTAGGTTCCATTGTGActcagaagatggaaggaatttgagaagaagagatggaagaggaTTAAGATAACCAATATCAGCTGTCAGAGACTTTAAGTGGTCATGTAGTCTAATGCCCCTCagtgtacagatgaggaagccgaaGCTCAGAGAGGTGAGATGACTTCCTAAGGTTCACATgggtagcagagctagaattcaaatgCAAGTCTCTTGACTCTAAAGCCGGTGATCTTTCCACTGAAATAATAAAGGAAGGTGCCACAGAGTATAGTGGAAatagagggcagatggggataaGGAATAGGAAGGGCTAAGGGTAAGCTTATCATGGGTGGCTGCCAGCTGATTCTAGACATCCTGCATAGCATGGGTTCTCAGACCAGGTAGCATGGTGGTGGGCAATCCACTTAGAATAGCTGGGAAGGCATGCACCCTCCCTTCCCAGAAAGGGATTTGGTGACTGTAGGGCCCTAGTAGGATGGCAGCCCAGGCAACTAGCACTAgaaaggcatttggggttaagtgtgAAGAAGAGAAGAGTCATCATTCCTGGGATGTCAGCAAAAGGACAAAAATACAACTAAACCTTGTAGTTCTGGCTCCAAGTATAGGCCTGGCAACAGACTATAGATCCAGATTCTGCAGAACAGTCTATCCAGATTTAAAGAATGCCATGACTAAAATGCAGACTACCAGAGATGATATTTTTAGCCACAAGAGCTCATGAAACTGTGTACTAAGATGTGTAAGAGCTGAATTCTGCATTGGGAAAGAGACTACCTccagaaacaaaattaaagatgCTTTCACATGCTGACTGCTGTTATTGTGAACATAAGGTAGGAACTAAAGTTTcctaaagcagggattcttagccTGAGGCCCATCCAAAGTTTTcacctttattttaatataattggtttctttggtaatattacatattttgtttgatacatttaaaaacttcattctgagaaaaggcttcaccagactgccaaaggaattcACAACACACATAAAGGGTTAAGTATCTCTGTCTTAAAGGAGAGGATGTAGCTTCTAGACCGTCCCTCAACTGAATTTAGGGCATTATTCCAAAGACTTCAAAAGATCTGATTTCACCGTTGTAAGAACACTCTACCATTGTTGGTAGAATGTAGTCTCTCCATAAATACAAGATCATAGGTACTCCACATATTAGTAGACACTTTCACAAATTTCTATAaacaatagcaataaaagaaagtcACAGGGTCACAGATTTAATCCTAAAAgctaccttagaggtcatctaatccaatcctacCACATTTTATGGtgaaaaattgaggccaagaaAGATTCACATCCTCAGGTTTACTtacttaataagtgtctgaggtgggatttgaacccagggttttctgacttcaagtcattAAGGCAATTCACCTTCCAATTCTGAACCTCTCCAAACATGGCCAGAATGGTACTCAAGCAAGAGAAACAAGATCTGTCACCAGATCTGTATTCAAAAGCCTTCCCAGCTTAACCAGACTTTCTGGAGATTGCACTCTTCCTTGTGACTTTGAGGTCCCAGGGCCATCTATATCCCAAATACTTTAATGAAATGTTTtaagatagtaataataataataataatactaaaacatCATACAATtgcacagtgattttttttagttaacCCACTGTTCTCCTTGCAATAAGTATGGAAGAAGGGAGCAAATTTGGATATGTGAGAGCTAATGTTAAATACATGAAAACAGCAACAGAAATTTTTCCAAGCTGAGTCTCAACAGAGCTGCAAGTCCCCTCTTCATGACTTTCCTTCCGAgtttcattatcatttttatgcatCAGTATACCTGCTATTTCAGGATATTTCAGCAGAAGCAGAAGTCCATATCTCAGAGTTATGCTGGTTGTCTCTGATCCCGCAATAAACAGTTCGGAGACTGTTTGGGCCAAGTTTTCCATAGTAAATGCAGATGGTTGGCTTTGCTTTTCCTAAGGATAATTTGATATGATTAAATTATAAACAATTTATTTGGATTATGTCCACAAATgaaccaaaaatgaagaaaaagttgGTAGAATGTAGTCTCTCCATAAATGTATCCAATGCAGACATTCCATGCCCCTCAAAAATTTTTGGAAGAGTTTTGTGAAATAAACAGGATTTATTATCTtagtaaatgaaaaatgaagaacaGGAACAGCTAAgttgcacagtggatacagcactggccctggaatcaagaggacctgagttcagatctgcttcagacacttagtagctgcttCAGACgtcaaatgaatgagaaaattaagaaaagtgtTGATGGGATTAAATCCATAGCATCTCTAtttgttgtggaaaagaattggtTACTGATGTGTGCtaatcatttgggaaatggctgaacaagttatggcatatgaacaTGGTGGAAAActtttgtgctctaagaaatgatgaaagagatgatttcagagaaacctagtaAGACTTagatgaaccaatgcaaagtgaaatgagcacaaccacaagaacaatttatatagtaacaactatagtgtaaagacaaataactttgaaagacttagaaataCTGTTCAACAAGATAACAGACCACAATTTGGGAGGTCTCATCATCAAACGTGCTACCACCTCTAGAGAGACAGGCAATGGACTTTGAGTATAGACTGAGACctatctttttgttttggttcttgtTTTAGACGTGGCCaagatgggaattttttttcttcactataCTTCATTGTAATTGCTTTTTTCCCTTGATTTTTCAATGTGGGAGAAGgagaataggaaggagaaaatccagacataaaaataaaataaaattgaattttaaaaaataaaattaaaattaaacagaTAAATAACAGTAACGTGGGGGtgagaatagcacctacttcacaaggttgttgtgagaattaaaaataaataaatacaattctttgtaaactggaaaaataaaacaggctACTGTTTGTAACAGGccaggcaaaaggtgatgagCCATGCATGAGGGTAGAGGATGTGAGTGGAGGAAGCATATTTGAAGATGTGGGTAGAGGAAGcatgtatgaaaatattcttGGAGTTATATACTGGGTGACTCTCTTATATTATTCATTCTTCTTGGAATTTAATTGGCACATATAAGCCCTCCAGAGTCATCCACGCAGCCCAAGATATGCAGCCAAACCAACTAACGACTCTAGTTTGATCCAGAGTTCAGGCATAGCTTTGTGGAAAGCCCTGAAGGGCTTCCCATAATTGACAAGACCCCACACTTCCCATAAGCTACTCTTTCAGGGTCTCAGCTACATGTGTCTCTGTGGAATTACGGTGATCTTGGAAACTGTTCATCAGCCAGTTGCTGGGAAGTTCTCATGACCACTTCTGTACATACATACTTATTCCAATTATGTATCCGTCCttaaatgaattttatcattgaagagagaaaaacaagtcAGTAGTGACTAATGCCTTACTCTATCCTATGTGACTGCCAAAAGCAAGTGGGCTGTAGCATACAGAGTTCCCTTGGAATGCCTTAAGTCCCTCCCCAATTGCAAAGACATAGCCTCTGGTGTCCCTCCTCTTTCCAGTACATTTTTCTCTAATCACTGGCTGGAAGTCCTCCTACAAGATGCCATGCCCTATTTCTTGATCAACTCTTTTCCCTAATGTGTCTTATGTCTTCCTATAGTTTCTTCTATAAGTGAAAGGAAATACCAACGTCACTTTAAGAATCACTGAGTTCCTACATGTCTCAGTACTTAAGGCCCATGTAAGCAGGTGATATGAACTGGTCTGTCCATTGGAACTACGTCCAAAAAGCTGCCTGCTTTCCCCTGCTTTCTCAGTGACCTACTAACCTACGTGAGTGTCACTGAGAATGTGTCCCAATACAGGATCCAAATAATCCATGAGAAGTGAGCTGCCAACCTGCCTCTCTCATTGTACCTGCCCCACTCATCATACCTGATCCATTTTCATCAGGAAGTAGTCAATAAAGTCCCGAGGATTGTCAGGGTCCAGGGTTTCTTGGTGTTCCTTCACTCTCTCCCAGATAAaattctgcagcttttgacagtTATTAAGGAATTTCCTATGAGATCCTGGGAGATAATGTACTAGAG from Trichosurus vulpecula isolate mTriVul1 chromosome 8, mTriVul1.pri, whole genome shotgun sequence harbors:
- the LOC118828026 gene encoding cytochrome P450 2C18-like, whose product is MEPSVITALALVLCISCLLLISARTKSHGKGQLPPGPVPLPIVGNMLQLDSKDISKSFGSLAKKFGPVFTVYIGSEPAVVLYGYEAVKEALIDHGEEFAARGSLPIIDAVSKGLGIIFSNGEMWRQMRRFSLVTLRNLGMGKRRMEERVQEEAKFLVEEFKKSNEQPYDPKFILECAPCNVICSVIFQKRFEYDDKNFLYLMELLEENNKILTSPWIQVYNFIPSLVHYLPGSHRKFLNNCQKLQNFIWERVKEHQETLDPDNPRDFIDYFLMKMDQEKQSQPSAFTMENLAQTVSELFIAGSETTSITLRYGLLLLLKYPEIADKIHEEIVHVIGRNRSPCMKDRNSMPYTDAVIHEIQRHIDLNPSNVPHAAKQDTQFRQYVIPKGTTILTSLTSVLYDEKVFPNAHKFDPGHFLDESGNFKKSDYFMPFSIGKRVCIGEGLARMELFLVLTTILQNFTLKPLIDPKDIDTTPISTGFGYVPPPYKLCFLPSL